In Chitinophaga sp. HK235, a single window of DNA contains:
- the upp gene encoding uracil phosphoribosyltransferase, whose protein sequence is MIINLSETNSLVGEWLSEIRNADVQQDRMRFRRNMERLGEVAAYEISKTLEYVEKEVTTPMGIANCRVLKEQPVLATILRAGLALHQGLLHYFDKADHAFISAYRKHNRDGSFDISLEYVSSPSIEGQVLILSDPMLATGASLVKTIEHLEAIGKPRHIHLVVAIACTVGIEYVIRNCKANITIWAGDIDDELTAKGYIVPGLGDAGDLAFGNKLQQ, encoded by the coding sequence ATGATAATCAATTTAAGTGAAACAAATTCGCTGGTTGGAGAATGGCTAAGCGAGATCAGAAATGCGGATGTTCAGCAGGACCGTATGCGTTTCCGTCGCAATATGGAAAGGTTGGGTGAAGTAGCCGCCTACGAAATCAGTAAGACGCTGGAATATGTGGAGAAAGAAGTAACCACGCCCATGGGTATTGCTAACTGCCGGGTATTAAAAGAACAACCGGTACTGGCTACCATCCTGCGGGCAGGACTGGCGCTCCATCAGGGTTTGCTGCATTATTTTGACAAGGCAGACCATGCCTTCATTTCAGCTTACCGTAAACATAATCGCGACGGCTCTTTTGATATCAGCCTGGAATATGTCAGCAGCCCTTCCATTGAAGGCCAGGTGCTGATCCTGTCTGATCCGATGCTGGCTACCGGCGCATCGCTGGTAAAAACCATCGAACATCTGGAAGCCATCGGTAAACCCAGACACATTCACCTCGTAGTGGCTATCGCCTGCACAGTAGGTATCGAGTATGTGATCCGCAACTGCAAAGCCAATATCACTATCTGGGCCGGTGACATCGATGATGAACTGACCGCCAAAGGCTATATTGTACCAGGCCTCGGCGATGCCGGTGATCTGGCCTTCGGAAATAAATTGCAACAATAA
- a CDS encoding SAM-dependent methyltransferase: MSATGKVYLIPTVLSADALFSIPSYITTIAQELRVFYVENERTARRYLKALDRNINIDELQLLPMHENQPPDVALAKKLLLAGTDIGILSEAGCPAIADPGHLVVQAAHSVDARVIPMVGPNSILLALMASGMNGQNFQFTGYLPIKAPERGKALRQLEEESERKKQTQLFIETPYRNNQLLKDILDNCKDHTRLCIAADITGPAEYIKTKTIREWRNALPDLHKRPAIFLLYAVPA; this comes from the coding sequence ATGAGTGCTACAGGCAAAGTGTACCTGATTCCGACTGTGTTGAGCGCTGACGCCCTGTTCAGCATTCCGTCCTATATCACTACCATTGCGCAGGAACTGCGTGTATTTTATGTAGAAAACGAGCGGACTGCCCGCCGTTATCTCAAAGCCCTGGATAGAAATATCAATATTGATGAACTGCAGCTGTTGCCCATGCACGAGAACCAGCCACCGGATGTGGCCCTGGCCAAAAAGCTGTTACTGGCCGGTACAGATATCGGCATCCTCAGTGAAGCCGGATGCCCCGCCATCGCAGATCCTGGTCATCTCGTAGTACAAGCCGCCCACAGCGTTGATGCCCGGGTAATACCCATGGTAGGCCCCAACTCCATTCTGCTGGCCCTGATGGCCTCCGGCATGAATGGCCAGAACTTCCAGTTTACCGGCTATCTGCCTATCAAAGCTCCCGAAAGAGGAAAAGCATTACGACAACTGGAAGAAGAATCTGAAAGAAAAAAACAAACCCAGTTGTTTATAGAAACACCTTACCGCAACAATCAGCTGCTGAAAGACATTCTGGACAACTGTAAAGACCATACCCGGCTGTGTATTGCCGCTGATATCACCGGCCCGGCAGAATATATCAAAACAAAAACCATCCGGGAATGGCGCAACGCCCTGCCGGACCTCCATAAACGGCCAGCGATATTTTTACTCTACGCTGTCCCCGCATAA
- a CDS encoding von Willebrand factor type A domain-containing protein: protein MQKYLSLLLLNCLLVLQAAGQLRVITGSVLRNDNNTAIPNAVVRVQGTDYMAATDTKGHFSLKAPAGALILEAIATNYKNAVMNITATQNTVTFKMQPLQVAPKPELSEVMVSHDDKAIMMEPARPTPLAGRVAGVAVKRHMTNSVKMAYPAPQDNFNTEDYSPINENIFHAVTDQPLSTFSIDVDRASYSNVRRFLNQGQMPPADAVRVEEMINYFDYHYKAPVNNDPVSIYTDMSICPWNTSHQLVRIALKGKQVDARELPPSNLVFLLDVSGSMNEDNKLPLVKRAFAALVQQLRPQDKVAIVVYAGAAGVVLPSTSGQDKKKILEALESLQAGGSTAGGEGIQLAYKIAAENRHTNSNNRVILATDGDFNVGPSSDGELMRIIEKERQKGIFLSVLGFGMGNYKDNKLELLADKGNGNYAYIDNFEEARRTFVTEFGGTLFTIAKDVKLQIEFNPTFVQSYRLVGYENRMLQNEDFNNDKKDAGDMGVGHTVTALYEIIPVAGKDQEGKVNWVDPLKYQHTTIVGNKPEVLTVKLRYKRPQEDKSRLMQQILPYSRQRVEEAPEDFRMAAAAASFGQLLRNSAFKGTATYNEVMKLAASAKGSDTEGYRAEFVQLVKKASLLSKEQE from the coding sequence ATGCAGAAATATCTTTCCTTACTCCTGCTGAACTGCCTGCTGGTCTTACAGGCTGCCGGCCAGCTGCGCGTGATTACCGGCAGCGTGTTACGCAACGATAACAATACCGCTATCCCTAATGCGGTAGTACGGGTACAGGGCACCGATTATATGGCAGCCACCGACACCAAAGGTCATTTTAGCCTGAAAGCCCCTGCTGGTGCGCTTATCCTGGAGGCGATTGCCACCAATTACAAAAATGCCGTGATGAATATTACGGCCACACAAAACACTGTGACATTTAAAATGCAGCCCCTTCAGGTTGCCCCAAAACCGGAGCTGTCGGAAGTGATGGTAAGCCACGACGATAAGGCTATTATGATGGAACCCGCCAGACCCACACCACTCGCAGGCCGCGTGGCCGGAGTTGCCGTCAAACGGCACATGACCAATTCCGTTAAAATGGCCTATCCCGCTCCCCAGGATAATTTTAATACAGAAGACTACAGCCCTATCAATGAAAATATCTTTCATGCTGTGACCGATCAGCCGCTGAGTACTTTCAGCATTGATGTGGACAGGGCTTCCTATAGTAATGTCCGTCGCTTTCTCAACCAGGGACAGATGCCTCCGGCAGATGCTGTACGGGTAGAAGAGATGATCAACTATTTTGATTACCACTACAAGGCTCCTGTCAACAATGATCCGGTATCTATCTATACTGATATGTCCATCTGTCCCTGGAATACCAGTCATCAGCTGGTGCGCATAGCCCTGAAAGGCAAGCAGGTAGACGCCAGGGAGCTGCCTCCATCCAACCTCGTATTCCTGCTGGACGTATCCGGATCGATGAATGAAGATAATAAACTGCCTTTGGTGAAACGTGCCTTTGCAGCGCTGGTACAGCAGTTACGGCCGCAGGACAAAGTGGCTATCGTTGTATATGCCGGTGCTGCCGGTGTGGTACTACCTTCTACCAGTGGCCAGGATAAAAAGAAAATACTGGAAGCATTGGAATCCTTACAGGCTGGCGGCTCTACAGCCGGCGGAGAAGGTATTCAGCTGGCCTATAAAATCGCTGCTGAAAACCGCCATACCAACAGCAACAATCGGGTAATACTGGCCACAGACGGTGATTTCAACGTAGGTCCTTCCAGCGATGGAGAGCTGATGCGCATCATAGAAAAAGAAAGACAAAAGGGCATCTTCCTTTCTGTGCTGGGCTTTGGCATGGGCAATTATAAAGACAACAAACTGGAACTGCTGGCCGACAAGGGCAATGGCAACTATGCCTACATCGATAATTTCGAAGAAGCACGCCGCACCTTTGTGACCGAGTTTGGCGGCACCTTGTTTACCATCGCAAAAGATGTGAAGCTGCAGATAGAATTTAATCCCACTTTCGTGCAGTCGTACCGGTTAGTAGGTTATGAAAACCGTATGCTGCAGAATGAGGATTTCAACAATGATAAAAAAGATGCCGGTGATATGGGCGTAGGCCACACGGTCACCGCTCTTTACGAGATCATCCCCGTAGCGGGCAAGGATCAGGAAGGTAAAGTAAACTGGGTGGATCCGCTTAAATACCAGCATACCACAATAGTGGGCAATAAACCAGAAGTGCTGACCGTGAAACTTCGTTACAAAAGACCGCAGGAAGATAAAAGCCGGCTCATGCAGCAGATACTTCCTTATAGCCGTCAACGTGTGGAAGAAGCGCCGGAAGATTTCCGGATGGCCGCTGCTGCAGCATCTTTCGGGCAACTGCTGCGTAACTCCGCCTTTAAAGGAACAGCTACTTATAACGAGGTGATGAAACTGGCTGCCAGCGCCAAAGGCAGTGATACAGAGGGTTACCGGGCAGAGTTTGTTCAGCTGGTGAAAAAAGCCAGTTTGCTTAGCAAGGAGCAGGAGTAG
- a CDS encoding EI24 domain-containing protein gives MSAIQAYGKAHQFIMQHKLWKWILIPGIIYCLLFFTGFYFVWGYSGDFVEYLTRLLHITEWVQDLESSWVSFLFILVAFSVRIIFVFWYFSYFKYLFLIVASPVFSYLSEKTEAILEYREFPFSWKQLGQDIWRGIRMSFRNIVYQTAAILILLVVSFIPIVGWITPMIGFFIEAYFYGFSMMDYSCERHRLSMAQSIQFIRQHRGMALGNGMVFYIFMLVPVLGWMLAPSYAVIAATIDLQHKKLI, from the coding sequence TTGTCGGCTATTCAAGCATATGGAAAGGCCCACCAGTTCATTATGCAGCATAAATTGTGGAAGTGGATTCTGATACCCGGCATTATATACTGTTTATTGTTCTTTACGGGATTCTATTTTGTTTGGGGATATTCCGGTGATTTTGTGGAATACCTGACCCGACTGCTGCACATCACAGAATGGGTACAGGACCTGGAAAGCAGCTGGGTAAGTTTTCTCTTTATCCTCGTAGCTTTTTCTGTGCGGATCATATTTGTATTCTGGTATTTCTCCTATTTCAAATACCTGTTCCTGATAGTAGCCTCCCCTGTTTTTTCGTACCTCTCTGAAAAAACAGAAGCGATCCTGGAATACCGCGAATTCCCTTTCAGCTGGAAACAACTGGGGCAGGATATCTGGCGGGGCATCCGGATGTCATTCCGTAATATCGTATACCAAACAGCTGCTATTCTCATTTTGCTGGTGGTTTCGTTTATACCCATTGTTGGCTGGATCACGCCCATGATAGGCTTTTTCATAGAAGCTTATTTTTATGGTTTTTCCATGATGGACTATAGCTGTGAACGCCACCGGCTGAGCATGGCACAGAGCATTCAGTTTATCCGCCAGCACCGGGGTATGGCCCTGGGCAACGGGATGGTGTTCTACATATTTATGCTGGTGCCGGTATTAGGCTGGATGCTGGCCCCCTCTTATGCTGTCATTGCAGCTACCATCGATTTACAACATAAAAAACTGATATAA
- a CDS encoding anhydro-N-acetylmuramic acid kinase has protein sequence MVYNVIGTMSGSSLDGLDIVFAELTEIRGQWSYVIKASESLPYEPEWVEKLASATTLPAREYLLLHTAYGHYTGKRILSFIEKNELDHKIHFIASHGHTTFHIPGSKMTAQLGDGAAITAVTGLPVITDLRAVDVAMGGQGAPIVPIGEKYLLGGYQFWLNLGGIANISAQLPEGFVAFDVCPANRVLNELAAMLNKPYDEGGALAAGGVTDAALMEQLNALAYYQQPSPKSLANEFGTDTVLPMINALRISVQGKLRTYTEHIAVQIAKAVETLKAKMPEGPAQLLVTGGGAFNTFLVENIRQQLAPLGVEVAVPDEQTVAFKEALIMALIGTLRWRQEVNVLSSVTGAERDTINGALWISH, from the coding sequence ATGGTATATAACGTGATAGGTACCATGTCCGGTAGTTCGCTGGATGGACTGGATATTGTTTTCGCCGAGCTGACGGAGATCAGGGGGCAATGGTCTTATGTTATCAAGGCATCTGAAAGCCTGCCTTACGAACCGGAATGGGTAGAGAAACTGGCTTCTGCCACTACACTTCCTGCCAGGGAATACCTGCTGTTGCATACTGCCTACGGGCATTATACCGGAAAGCGTATTCTGTCTTTTATCGAGAAGAATGAACTGGATCATAAAATACATTTTATCGCCTCTCATGGCCATACCACTTTTCATATACCAGGTAGTAAAATGACGGCTCAATTAGGCGACGGCGCAGCTATTACGGCGGTGACCGGCCTGCCGGTAATCACCGACCTGCGTGCGGTTGATGTGGCAATGGGGGGTCAGGGTGCTCCGATTGTACCAATAGGCGAAAAATATTTGCTGGGTGGTTATCAGTTCTGGCTCAACCTGGGCGGTATTGCCAATATTTCTGCTCAGCTGCCGGAAGGTTTTGTGGCATTCGATGTTTGCCCGGCCAACCGGGTGCTCAATGAGCTGGCAGCCATGCTCAACAAACCTTACGACGAAGGCGGTGCCCTGGCAGCCGGCGGTGTAACAGACGCGGCGCTGATGGAACAGCTGAATGCATTGGCTTATTATCAGCAGCCATCGCCTAAATCACTGGCGAATGAGTTTGGCACTGATACTGTGTTGCCGATGATCAACGCACTGCGTATATCCGTACAGGGTAAACTGCGTACGTATACAGAACATATCGCTGTACAGATCGCGAAAGCGGTAGAAACGCTGAAGGCCAAAATGCCGGAAGGCCCAGCCCAACTGCTGGTTACCGGTGGTGGAGCCTTTAATACTTTTCTGGTGGAGAATATCCGTCAACAGCTGGCCCCGCTGGGTGTTGAAGTAGCGGTACCGGACGAGCAGACAGTGGCATTTAAGGAAGCGCTGATCATGGCGCTGATCGGGACATTAAGATGGAGGCAGGAAGTGAATGTGCTGTCTTCCGTGACAGGTGCAGAACGCGATACCATCAATGGTGCGCTGTGGATCAGTCATTAA
- a CDS encoding PorP/SprF family type IX secretion system membrane protein, with product MKRALLFLTIFLCINSLRAQDPHFSQFFASPLTLNPAFTGLFSGDYRLSGNYRSQWRSISTPFVTGTAAIDFGILKNVISYTDIWGVGLMAVYDRSGGGALTSTYLSASTAYHKGLDPEGNHTIAIGLQGTLVQKRIDNTKLQFENQMDNNGYNPLIPSNETLVNPKISYFDPNIGILYNGLIGESSNIYLGASYYHITQPVESFMAETQNRLSYRWTLHGGGSVPVNGKDRFHTSILYMKQSTASEFTFGGAYGFTLDDVDDNPTTLFLGSWYRLKDAIIPYVGMQFKGFQVGLTYDTNVSSLRPASNARGGLEISLIYIHTRNENNKYKTLCPRF from the coding sequence ATGAAAAGAGCTTTACTATTCTTGACCATATTCTTATGTATTAATTCTTTGCGGGCCCAGGATCCGCACTTTTCTCAGTTTTTTGCCTCTCCGCTTACGCTCAATCCGGCCTTTACAGGTTTATTTTCAGGTGATTATCGTTTATCCGGCAACTACCGTTCCCAATGGCGCAGCATCTCTACGCCGTTTGTGACCGGTACCGCTGCAATCGACTTCGGTATCCTGAAAAACGTGATTTCCTATACAGACATCTGGGGCGTAGGGCTGATGGCAGTATATGACAGAAGTGGCGGCGGAGCACTGACTTCGACCTATCTTTCCGCCAGCACGGCTTATCATAAAGGTCTCGATCCGGAAGGCAACCATACCATTGCCATCGGCTTACAAGGCACGCTGGTACAAAAACGGATAGACAACACCAAGCTCCAGTTCGAAAACCAGATGGACAACAATGGCTACAATCCATTGATTCCCAGCAACGAAACACTGGTAAATCCTAAAATATCCTACTTCGATCCCAACATCGGGATTTTATATAATGGTTTGATCGGAGAATCGTCCAACATCTACCTGGGTGCTTCCTATTACCATATCACCCAGCCGGTGGAATCTTTCATGGCCGAAACCCAGAATCGCCTCAGCTACCGCTGGACCCTCCATGGTGGTGGTTCTGTACCGGTTAACGGGAAAGATCGTTTTCATACCAGCATTCTTTACATGAAACAAAGCACCGCTTCAGAATTCACTTTTGGCGGCGCCTATGGCTTCACTCTCGATGATGTGGATGACAACCCCACTACGCTTTTCCTGGGTAGCTGGTATCGTCTGAAAGATGCGATCATCCCTTATGTAGGCATGCAGTTCAAAGGCTTCCAGGTAGGGCTTACCTATGATACCAACGTATCTTCCCTGCGCCCTGCATCCAACGCCCGCGGCGGTCTGGAGATATCCCTGATTTACATCCATACCAGAAACGAGAACAACAAATACAAAACGCTTTGTCCGCGTTTCTAA